From Acidobacteriota bacterium, a single genomic window includes:
- a CDS encoding prepilin-type N-terminal cleavage/methylation domain-containing protein: MPGADRPRAGMSLVEVLVAMLLLSLLALAAAPMYYQATHASAAGADLGTVGALAVERMEQLRALPFSDLEDGGDLDADVPGYVDDSHEEAVVRWSIETNAQGTLKTIRVKAIARRAVAGRAKQVVLTSLRTR, translated from the coding sequence ATGCCGGGAGCTGATCGCCCGCGGGCCGGCATGTCCCTCGTGGAAGTGCTGGTGGCGATGCTCCTGCTGTCGCTGCTGGCCCTCGCCGCCGCCCCGATGTACTACCAGGCCACCCACGCCTCCGCGGCGGGCGCCGACCTCGGCACGGTCGGGGCGCTCGCGGTGGAACGGATGGAGCAGCTCCGCGCCCTGCCCTTCTCCGATCTCGAGGACGGCGGCGATCTCGATGCGGACGTTCCCGGATACGTCGACGACTCGCACGAGGAAGCGGTGGTGCGCTGGAGCATCGAAACGAACGCTCAGGGCACGCTGAAGACGATCCGGGTGAAGGCGATCGCCCGCCGGGCCGTGGCCGGCAGGGCGAAGCAGGTGGTGCTGACGAGCCTCCGGACGCGCTGA
- a CDS encoding tetratricopeptide repeat protein gives MERARSIERIALPALVVAVACWAYAPALRGEFVWDDRPLILENETLDHPEQLARSFATGFWDTGEKNDRFRNFYRPLVTLSYAADRALWGRHPLGFHLTNLILHVACSLLVLAIALEEGLGPVPAAFGAALFAAHPVHVESVAWISGRTDLLCAVFAFAALASSGGRRLEKAGYRYGSAALLFAALLAKEMAITLPGLILIRRCLTVPEPSRLRRALALTMPHWAAAAAYLAIRATAVGVAPTALLPLTLPQFAATACFVLARYATLLLLPVGLDAHYPYGPVTPLSWSAALGGALVAAAGWWTVLLIRREPRTGFWCAFTIASFAPVLAFGSFGDVLMADRFAYIPSLGLAYLAARLAASVRAAARGRAGKAAAAAVAAALLLAAAGLSRARCRVWHDDLALFSDMVRTSPDSALVRANLGLAYMRAGRYPEAARELEAAVELVPDYAIAHNNLAAVYERQGNLTRALAHYQRALDIEPGQLESRINVGSLLVRLGDRERGLAILRAAAARHPRFEPAVAALAAALEEVGDEGTALALLARAEALRPEDPQVHYLRGKILFERGDLPGAAAAMRRFLELWPADDLHRAAAMSVIRRARLSGTVAAGAGGITRVPARQPRAAGRPP, from the coding sequence GTGGAGCGGGCGCGGAGCATCGAGCGGATCGCGCTTCCGGCCCTCGTCGTGGCCGTCGCCTGCTGGGCCTACGCGCCCGCGTTGAGGGGGGAGTTCGTCTGGGACGACCGGCCGCTGATCCTGGAAAACGAGACTCTCGACCATCCGGAGCAGCTCGCCCGCTCCTTCGCCACCGGTTTCTGGGACACCGGAGAAAAGAACGATCGCTTCCGGAACTTCTACCGGCCGCTGGTCACGCTCAGCTACGCGGCGGACCGGGCCTTGTGGGGCCGGCATCCGCTCGGCTTCCACTTGACCAACCTGATTCTCCACGTCGCGTGCTCCCTCCTCGTGCTCGCGATCGCCCTGGAGGAGGGTCTCGGGCCCGTGCCGGCCGCGTTCGGGGCCGCCTTGTTCGCGGCCCATCCCGTCCATGTGGAGTCCGTGGCCTGGATCTCCGGCCGGACCGATCTCCTCTGCGCCGTCTTCGCGTTCGCCGCCCTGGCTTCGAGCGGGGGCCGCCGCCTGGAGAAAGCCGGGTACCGCTACGGCTCCGCGGCGCTGCTGTTCGCGGCGCTTCTTGCGAAGGAGATGGCGATCACCCTGCCCGGCCTGATCCTGATCCGCCGCTGCCTGACGGTGCCGGAGCCGAGCCGCCTGAGGCGGGCGCTCGCCCTCACCATGCCCCACTGGGCCGCGGCCGCCGCCTATCTCGCCATCCGCGCGACCGCCGTCGGCGTCGCCCCCACCGCCCTGCTCCCGCTGACCCTTCCGCAGTTCGCGGCCACCGCGTGCTTCGTTCTGGCGAGGTACGCGACGCTGCTCCTCCTGCCGGTCGGACTCGATGCGCACTACCCCTACGGTCCCGTGACCCCCCTGTCGTGGTCGGCGGCGCTCGGTGGCGCGCTCGTTGCGGCGGCCGGCTGGTGGACGGTTCTCCTCATCCGGCGCGAGCCTCGTACCGGATTCTGGTGCGCTTTCACCATCGCTTCCTTCGCCCCCGTGCTCGCGTTCGGCAGCTTCGGGGACGTGCTGATGGCCGACCGGTTCGCCTACATCCCTTCGCTCGGCCTCGCGTACCTGGCGGCCCGACTGGCGGCGTCGGTCCGGGCGGCCGCCCGCGGCCGCGCCGGGAAGGCAGCGGCGGCCGCGGTGGCGGCGGCTCTCCTTCTCGCCGCCGCCGGCCTGTCTCGCGCCCGCTGCCGCGTCTGGCACGACGACCTCGCCCTGTTCAGCGACATGGTGAGGACCTCGCCCGACTCGGCGCTGGTGCGCGCGAATCTCGGGCTGGCCTACATGCGCGCCGGCCGCTACCCGGAGGCGGCGCGCGAACTCGAGGCCGCCGTCGAGCTCGTCCCCGACTACGCGATCGCCCACAACAACCTCGCGGCGGTGTACGAGCGCCAGGGGAATCTGACCCGCGCCCTCGCTCATTACCAGCGCGCGCTCGATATCGAGCCCGGCCAGCTCGAGAGCCGGATCAACGTCGGCAGCCTGCTCGTCCGTCTGGGTGACCGGGAGCGCGGTCTCGCGATCCTGCGCGCGGCCGCGGCCCGGCATCCGCGCTTCGAGCCGGCCGTGGCGGCCCTCGCGGCGGCGCTGGAGGAGGTGGGCGACGAAGGGACGGCGCTGGCCCTTCTGGCGCGGGCGGAAGCGCTCCGGCCCGAGGATCCCCAGGTTCACTACCTCCGTGGCAAGATCCTGTTCGAGCGGGGCGATCTCCCCGGCGCCGCCGCGGCGATGAGGCGCTTTCTCGAGCTGTGGCCGGCCGACGACCTCCACCGTGCGGCTGCGATGTCCGTGATCCGCCGGGCGCGCCTGTCCGGCACGGTGGCCGCCGGGGCGGGCGGGATCACGCGGGTGCCGGCTCGGCAGCCGCGAGCGGCCGGCCGGCCGCCTTGA
- a CDS encoding response regulator, protein MSDRTSTTPPRPAPSPPQPRSGSFRGPGALLRRVGARLRSLLPHGRVRRAAERLAALAGVPPEHASPARRLEELVERVEVLWKENRARWESERAALEARCAELRGALARKEAALSERARMLAELSREIRVPLNGVMGMATLLLDGDLRPEQRECAASILESGRALLSAVNGLLDYARLEADGLELEARRFNLRRLVEEVAAETARGLGEIGPRVLVRFAPGTPEIVVGDPDRLRQVLAALGAHAIKLTATGHVLFAVEGCRTESGEAILRFEVEDTGIGLPRSKLRRLFGPGAGRASRTGDGFALSVGRRIVELMGGSLTAESRIGQGTTVSFTVRLPAPAAGGEPALPAPLRGRGVLIADPHAPSRHILAERLAFWGLRVEQAPTLEEARARVESSPPDAVIADEALLADDPSVPYHRALGVDRTRLVVVVPERSLVPEMVPSGHRRLARPVRLEELREALCECVFGPQRPAAEADTPAAPPEAGLAGTRVLLAEDNEINAKMLRRLLDRLGCRVDTAADGKEAVRLAKERRYDVVLMDCVMPHVDGYEAARAIRRHEALSGMERVPIVAITASAMAGDRERCLEAGMDDYLTKPIDRELLRAVLHRQLARTADGAAQRLRTEAAPA, encoded by the coding sequence ATGTCGGACAGGACGAGCACGACACCGCCCCGGCCGGCCCCCTCCCCGCCCCAACCCCGATCCGGTAGCTTCCGGGGCCCCGGCGCGCTGCTGCGCCGCGTGGGCGCCCGGCTCCGGAGCCTCCTCCCGCACGGCCGGGTCCGGCGCGCGGCGGAGAGGCTGGCGGCGCTCGCCGGAGTGCCGCCGGAGCACGCCTCGCCCGCACGCCGCCTCGAGGAGCTGGTCGAGCGGGTCGAGGTCCTCTGGAAGGAGAATCGCGCGCGATGGGAGTCCGAGCGGGCGGCGCTGGAGGCGCGATGCGCGGAGCTGCGCGGAGCCTTGGCGCGAAAGGAGGCCGCGCTCTCCGAGCGCGCCCGGATGCTGGCCGAGCTCAGCCGCGAAATCCGGGTGCCCTTGAACGGCGTGATGGGAATGGCGACGCTCCTGCTGGACGGCGATCTCAGGCCCGAACAGCGGGAGTGCGCGGCCTCGATCCTGGAGTCGGGCCGGGCCCTGCTGTCGGCGGTGAACGGCCTGCTCGACTACGCTCGGCTCGAGGCCGACGGCCTGGAGCTGGAGGCGCGGCGTTTCAACCTCCGCCGCCTCGTGGAGGAGGTGGCCGCCGAAACGGCGCGGGGCCTCGGGGAGATCGGGCCGCGGGTTCTGGTCCGTTTCGCTCCCGGAACCCCTGAGATCGTCGTCGGGGACCCCGACCGTCTCCGGCAGGTCCTCGCCGCCCTCGGCGCGCACGCGATCAAGCTCACCGCCACCGGGCATGTGCTGTTCGCCGTGGAGGGCTGCCGGACCGAGTCCGGGGAGGCCATCCTCCGGTTCGAGGTGGAGGACACCGGCATCGGCCTGCCTCGCAGCAAGCTCCGCCGCCTGTTCGGCCCGGGCGCGGGGCGGGCGAGCCGGACGGGGGACGGTTTCGCCCTCTCGGTCGGCCGCCGCATCGTCGAGCTGATGGGCGGCTCGCTGACGGCCGAGAGCCGGATCGGACAGGGAACGACGGTGTCGTTCACCGTGCGGCTTCCCGCGCCCGCAGCGGGCGGCGAGCCGGCCCTGCCCGCACCCTTACGGGGCCGGGGCGTCCTGATCGCCGACCCTCACGCCCCCTCCCGCCACATCCTCGCGGAACGGCTCGCTTTCTGGGGCCTCCGGGTCGAACAGGCGCCGACCTTGGAGGAGGCGCGGGCCCGGGTCGAGTCGAGCCCCCCCGACGCGGTGATCGCCGACGAGGCCCTTCTCGCCGACGATCCGTCGGTGCCCTACCACCGGGCGCTGGGGGTCGACCGGACGAGGCTCGTCGTCGTCGTCCCCGAACGATCCCTCGTGCCCGAGATGGTCCCCTCCGGCCACCGCCGGCTCGCCCGCCCGGTGCGCCTGGAGGAGCTCCGCGAGGCGCTCTGCGAGTGCGTCTTCGGCCCTCAGCGGCCCGCCGCCGAGGCCGACACGCCCGCCGCGCCGCCGGAGGCCGGGCTGGCCGGAACGCGCGTTCTGCTGGCCGAGGACAACGAGATCAACGCCAAGATGCTCCGGAGGCTTCTGGATCGGCTCGGCTGCCGGGTCGACACCGCCGCCGACGGCAAGGAGGCGGTGCGTCTGGCCAAGGAGCGGCGGTACGACGTGGTGCTGATGGACTGCGTCATGCCCCACGTGGACGGCTACGAGGCGGCGCGGGCGATCCGGCGCCACGAGGCCTTGTCGGGCATGGAGCGCGTCCCGATCGTGGCCATCACCGCGAGCGCCATGGCCGGGGACCGGGAGCGGTGCCTCGAGGCCGGAATGGACGACTACCTGACGAAGCCGATCGACCGCGAGCTGCTGCGGGCCGTGCTGCACCGGCAGCTCGCCCGCACCGCCGACGGCGCGGCGCAGCGGCTTCGCACCGAGGCCGCGCCGGCCTGA
- a CDS encoding DegT/DnrJ/EryC1/StrS family aminotransferase: protein MVTRRRRAVSGGYPGLRPSCYPTPPDAPRREEPAPVKEQIPLSAPDISEEDIAAVTAVLRGRRLSLGPELAKFERAVAEYAGTREAVAVSSGTAGLHLLVHALGIGPGDEVITTPFSFIASANCILFEGARPRFADIDPVTWDLDPAAAEAAVTPRTRAILPVHVFGRPCPMPRYLEIAERRGLRVIEDSCEAMGTRIGGRMAGTFGDAGVYAFYPNKQMTTGEGGVIVTDDPGLAARLRSLRNQGRAADGRWLCHERLGWNYRIPDILCALGSSQLRRLEHFIAQRQRVFDLYRERLAGIEEIELPAPAPPGTRVSWFVYVVALRPPADAARRDAVLERLRAAGIGCRAYFPPIHLQPFYRERFGYREGMFPVTESVAARTIALPFHNRLGEREVDRVAEALAAALARR from the coding sequence ATGGTAACCCGGCGCCGGCGGGCGGTATCCGGCGGTTACCCGGGGCTCCGGCCGAGCTGCTACCCTACCCCGCCGGACGCTCCCCGGCGGGAGGAACCAGCCCCCGTGAAGGAACAGATCCCGCTGTCGGCTCCCGACATCTCCGAGGAGGACATCGCCGCGGTGACCGCTGTCCTGCGCGGGCGGCGGCTCAGCCTCGGGCCCGAGCTGGCGAAGTTCGAGCGGGCGGTGGCCGAGTACGCGGGAACGCGCGAAGCGGTGGCCGTCTCCTCGGGAACGGCGGGTCTTCACCTGCTGGTCCACGCGCTCGGCATCGGGCCGGGGGACGAGGTGATCACCACGCCGTTCTCCTTCATCGCGTCGGCGAACTGCATCCTGTTCGAAGGAGCCCGGCCGCGCTTCGCCGATATCGATCCGGTGACGTGGGATCTCGACCCGGCCGCCGCCGAGGCGGCGGTCACGCCCCGCACGCGCGCGATCCTGCCGGTGCACGTCTTCGGGCGTCCCTGCCCGATGCCCCGGTACCTCGAGATCGCGGAGCGAAGAGGACTCCGGGTGATCGAGGACTCGTGCGAGGCGATGGGCACCAGGATCGGTGGCCGCATGGCCGGGACGTTCGGCGACGCCGGGGTGTACGCGTTCTATCCCAACAAACAGATGACGACCGGTGAGGGGGGCGTGATCGTCACCGACGATCCCGGCCTGGCCGCGCGCCTGCGCTCGCTCCGGAACCAGGGCCGCGCGGCGGACGGGCGGTGGCTCTGCCATGAGCGGCTGGGATGGAATTACCGGATCCCCGACATCTTGTGCGCGCTCGGATCGAGCCAGCTCCGTCGGCTCGAGCACTTCATCGCCCAGCGGCAGCGGGTGTTCGACCTGTACCGGGAACGCCTCGCGGGGATCGAGGAGATCGAGCTTCCGGCGCCGGCCCCGCCCGGCACGCGCGTGTCCTGGTTCGTGTACGTCGTCGCGCTCCGGCCCCCTGCCGACGCCGCACGCCGCGACGCCGTCCTGGAGCGTCTCCGCGCCGCGGGAATCGGCTGCCGGGCCTACTTCCCCCCCATCCACCTCCAACCCTTCTATCGCGAGCGCTTCGGCTACCGGGAAGGGATGTTTCCCGTCACCGAGTCGGTGGCCGCGCGGACGATCGCCCTGCCCTTCCACAACCGACTCGGGGAGCGCGAGGTGGACCGGGTGGCCGAGGCGCTCGCCGCCGCGCTGGCACGGCGCTGA
- a CDS encoding prepilin-type N-terminal cleavage/methylation domain-containing protein, with the protein MKGLAASPRGKNRSDPERGVTLLEILVVLTMLAVVSGVTANYALEWIRREKLRSALYTVSSQLELARLEALNRNRSCRVIVDTDEGQVQVVDLNQPGDPTDDTVLASARLPEGVRFAAPGGGAAVTFELQPDGRYAATYSAGGVVTAGAGQVVLAAGGRYGRVTLFVAGGTQVEHWADGGWHAGS; encoded by the coding sequence ATGAAAGGATTGGCCGCGTCGCCGCGAGGGAAGAACCGCTCCGATCCGGAGCGCGGCGTCACGCTTCTCGAGATCCTGGTGGTCCTCACCATGCTGGCGGTCGTCTCGGGGGTGACGGCCAACTACGCGCTGGAGTGGATCCGCCGCGAGAAGCTTCGCAGCGCCCTCTACACCGTGAGCTCGCAGCTCGAGCTGGCTCGCCTGGAGGCGCTGAACCGGAACCGGAGCTGCCGGGTGATCGTCGACACGGACGAGGGACAGGTCCAGGTCGTCGACCTGAACCAGCCCGGCGATCCCACCGACGACACGGTCCTCGCCTCGGCCCGCCTGCCCGAGGGAGTCCGGTTTGCCGCGCCGGGCGGAGGGGCCGCCGTGACGTTCGAGCTCCAGCCCGACGGCCGTTACGCCGCGACCTACTCCGCGGGAGGCGTGGTCACCGCTGGAGCCGGGCAGGTCGTCCTCGCGGCCGGGGGGCGTTACGGCCGGGTCACGCTCTTCGTCGCCGGAGGAACCCAGGTCGAGCACTGGGCCGACGGAGGCTGGCATGCCGGGAGCTGA
- a CDS encoding deaminase: MSRARADWNTYFMNIARQVATRSTCDRKHVGAVIVRDKTILSTGYNGSIRGLAHCDEVGHLMENGHCVRTVHAEANAVAQAARHGVCIDGAEIYITASPCWICFRLLANAGIRRIYYGEFYRDARILEFAREAGIELVDLTGGGDGDQSR, from the coding sequence ATGTCCCGAGCGAGGGCCGACTGGAACACCTACTTCATGAACATCGCCCGGCAGGTCGCGACCCGCAGCACATGCGACCGCAAGCATGTGGGCGCGGTGATCGTCCGCGACAAGACGATCCTCTCCACCGGATACAACGGCTCCATCCGCGGCCTCGCCCACTGTGACGAAGTGGGCCATCTGATGGAGAACGGCCACTGTGTCCGGACGGTGCACGCCGAGGCCAACGCCGTGGCCCAGGCGGCCCGCCACGGCGTGTGCATCGACGGCGCCGAGATCTACATCACCGCGAGTCCGTGTTGGATCTGCTTCCGGCTGCTGGCGAACGCGGGAATCCGCCGGATCTACTACGGCGAGTTCTACCGGGACGCGCGGATCCTCGAGTTCGCCCGGGAGGCGGGGATCGAACTCGTCGACCTCACCGGCGGCGGGGACGGCGATCAGTCGAGGTAG